A single region of the bacterium genome encodes:
- a CDS encoding helix-turn-helix transcriptional regulator, giving the protein MEKRTAADLRRAFGRRVHDARRGAGLSQTELARVLGLRSGVAVGDWERGKALPKFETFLRLCEAVNQPPAYFIDGYRDRPVKDPVDRLRETFEAADAKAAQRHLELLHRLEHLPVEVGRGIAPEELRSALEQLRFEDAADTAKARLAAAGRRSDPSGPAMRPLEESREAAAQEAFRLGWEAALGALREWLHRRGRA; this is encoded by the coding sequence ATGGAAAAGCGGACCGCCGCGGATCTTCGGCGCGCGTTCGGCCGCCGCGTGCACGACGCGCGGCGCGGCGCGGGCCTGAGTCAGACCGAGCTCGCCCGAGTGCTCGGGTTGCGGAGCGGCGTGGCGGTCGGCGACTGGGAGCGCGGCAAGGCACTGCCCAAGTTCGAAACGTTCCTCCGGCTGTGCGAAGCCGTCAATCAGCCGCCCGCGTACTTCATCGACGGCTACCGTGACCGGCCGGTCAAAGATCCCGTCGATCGCCTGCGGGAGACGTTCGAGGCCGCCGACGCGAAAGCCGCGCAGCGGCATCTCGAGCTCCTGCACCGGCTCGAGCATCTCCCTGTGGAGGTCGGGCGCGGCATCGCGCCGGAAGAACTGCGCTCCGCGCTGGAGCAGCTGCGGTTCGAAGACGCCGCGGACACCGCCAAAGCGCGCCTGGCCGCCGCGGGACGGCGCAGCGACCCGTCCGGTCCCGCGATGAGACCCCTCGAGGAATCGCGAGAGGCGGCCGCGCAGGAAGCGTTCCGCCTCGGGTGGGAAGCGGCCCTCGGCGCGCTGCGGGAGTGGCTGCACCGGCGCGGACGCGCCTGA
- a CDS encoding gamma-glutamylcyclotransferase family protein codes for MPSRLFVYGTLQNERLVERLLGRRLAWRPAVLEGYRRMLDAAIGYPVVHPLAGFRVGGRLLEDVDREALTALDAYEGREYRRVTVRVQTSDGEAVDAFAYVPATPAAGQTTR; via the coding sequence ATGCCGTCGCGGCTCTTCGTGTACGGCACCCTGCAGAACGAGCGCCTTGTGGAGCGTTTGCTCGGTCGCCGCCTCGCGTGGCGGCCGGCGGTGCTGGAGGGCTACCGCCGCATGCTCGACGCCGCGATCGGCTACCCGGTCGTCCATCCTCTGGCGGGCTTCCGCGTGGGCGGCCGACTGCTCGAGGACGTGGACCGGGAAGCCCTCACCGCGCTCGACGCCTATGAAGGCCGCGAGTACCGCCGTGTGACGGTCCGCGTCCAGACGAGCGACGGCGAGGCGGTTGACGCGTTCGCGTACGTTCCGGCCACACCCGCCGCCGGCCAAACAACACGCTGA
- a CDS encoding pyridoxal phosphate-dependent aminotransferase: protein MPGAPFADRMAVLGTETAFEVLARARALEAQGRSVIHLEIGEPDFDTPAHIKDAAIRALRDGYTHYTPAAGLLEAREAIAEEVSRSRRIPVHPDHVVITPGGKPVMFFTMLALLNPGDEVIFPDPGFPIYESVARFLGAKPVPWVLREDREFRADPEGLRALITPRTRLVILNSPHNPTAGVLSRGDLEEIAGMVRGKPITVLSDEIYGRILYGAEFVSIASLPGMAEQTVILDGFSKTYAMTGWRLGYGVAPREVTARLVQLMVNSNSCTAAATQLAGVAALRGDQGCVERMVTEFRRRRDVIVRGLRELPGVRCNVPAGAFYAFPNVSAIDPDGGALAAHLLNDGGVAVLSGTAFGAHGRGFLRLSYANSVEAITEALSRIRKSLERFPTNLKS from the coding sequence ATGCCCGGCGCGCCGTTCGCGGACCGCATGGCGGTGCTCGGCACCGAGACCGCCTTCGAGGTCTTGGCCCGCGCCCGGGCGCTCGAGGCCCAGGGCCGCTCGGTCATCCACCTCGAGATCGGCGAGCCGGACTTCGACACGCCGGCGCACATCAAGGACGCCGCGATCCGCGCGCTGCGCGACGGCTACACGCACTACACTCCGGCCGCGGGGCTTCTCGAAGCGCGCGAGGCGATCGCGGAGGAGGTCTCGCGCTCGCGCCGTATTCCGGTCCACCCTGATCATGTTGTGATCACACCCGGCGGCAAGCCGGTGATGTTCTTCACGATGCTCGCGCTGCTGAACCCCGGCGACGAGGTGATCTTTCCCGATCCGGGGTTCCCGATCTACGAATCGGTGGCGCGTTTCCTCGGGGCCAAGCCGGTACCCTGGGTGCTGCGCGAGGACCGCGAATTCCGGGCGGATCCCGAGGGGCTGCGCGCGTTGATTACGCCGCGCACGCGCCTCGTGATCCTCAATTCGCCGCACAATCCCACGGCGGGCGTGCTGTCCCGCGGGGACTTGGAAGAGATCGCCGGCATGGTCCGCGGGAAGCCGATTACCGTGCTCTCCGACGAAATCTACGGGCGGATCCTGTACGGGGCGGAGTTTGTCAGCATCGCATCGCTGCCGGGCATGGCCGAGCAGACCGTCATTCTCGACGGCTTCAGCAAAACCTACGCGATGACCGGCTGGCGTCTCGGCTACGGCGTCGCGCCGCGCGAGGTGACCGCCCGCCTCGTCCAGTTGATGGTGAACTCCAACTCCTGCACCGCCGCGGCCACGCAGCTGGCCGGCGTCGCGGCGCTGCGCGGCGATCAGGGCTGCGTCGAACGGATGGTCACGGAGTTCCGGCGGCGCCGCGACGTGATCGTCCGGGGCCTGCGCGAGCTGCCGGGGGTCCGCTGCAACGTGCCGGCCGGAGCCTTCTACGCCTTCCCGAACGTGAGCGCGATCGATCCGGACGGCGGCGCGCTCGCGGCGCACCTGTTGAACGACGGCGGCGTGGCGGTGCTCTCGGGAACCGCGTTCGGCGCCCACGGCCGCGGGTTCCTGAGGCTCAGCTATGCCAACTCCGTCGAGGCCATTACCGAAGCGCTGTCGAGGATCCGAAAGTCCCTGGAGCGATTTCCAACCAACCTCAAAAGTTGA
- the ahcY gene encoding adenosylhomocysteinase, whose protein sequence is MNADIKDPGLAKAGWDRIAWADGEMPALRAIRERFARERPLAGTRIAACLHVTTETANLMRTLHDGGAQVALCASNPLSTQDDVAAALVSEWHLPVFATRGEDRDTYYRHINQALDTKPHLTMDDGADLVSTIHNSRSELLGGVRGGSEETTTGVIRLRSMAKAGVLKYPIVAVNDALTKHLFDNRYGTGQSTLDGLLRATNLLLAGRSIAVAGYGNCGRGLALRARGMGAQVIVTEVDPVRALEAHMDGHRVLPMLQAVREADVVLTVTGNTSIVRREHFEAMKDRAIVANSGHFDVEIDLAALADLAESRRPVRPNVEEFRLRDGRRIYVLAEGRLLNLAAAEGHPAAVMDMSFANQALVMEYLARRGGTLAPDVYGVPPEIDRQVALLKLGASGVAIDQLTPEQARYLGGWQEGT, encoded by the coding sequence GTGAACGCAGACATCAAGGACCCCGGGCTGGCGAAGGCCGGGTGGGACCGCATCGCGTGGGCGGACGGGGAGATGCCCGCGCTGCGGGCCATCCGGGAGCGGTTCGCGCGGGAGCGGCCGCTCGCCGGCACGCGGATCGCCGCCTGCCTGCACGTCACGACCGAGACCGCCAACCTGATGCGCACGCTCCACGACGGCGGTGCGCAGGTCGCGCTGTGCGCCAGTAACCCGCTCTCCACGCAGGACGACGTGGCCGCGGCGCTCGTGTCGGAGTGGCACCTGCCGGTGTTCGCGACGCGCGGCGAAGACCGCGACACGTACTACCGCCACATCAACCAGGCGCTCGACACGAAGCCGCATCTCACGATGGACGACGGCGCGGACCTCGTCTCGACAATTCACAACTCCCGCTCGGAGCTGCTCGGCGGCGTGCGGGGCGGCAGCGAGGAGACGACGACGGGAGTGATCCGGCTCCGCAGCATGGCCAAGGCCGGCGTGCTCAAGTATCCGATCGTCGCCGTGAACGACGCGCTGACCAAGCACCTCTTCGACAACCGCTACGGCACCGGCCAGTCGACCCTCGACGGGCTGCTGCGCGCCACCAACCTGCTCCTGGCCGGCCGGTCGATCGCCGTCGCCGGTTACGGCAACTGCGGGCGCGGGCTGGCGCTGCGGGCGCGCGGGATGGGCGCGCAGGTGATCGTCACGGAGGTCGATCCGGTCCGCGCCCTCGAGGCGCACATGGACGGCCACCGCGTGCTGCCGATGCTCCAGGCGGTGCGCGAGGCGGACGTTGTTCTCACGGTCACCGGCAATACGTCCATCGTGCGGCGCGAGCACTTCGAGGCGATGAAGGACCGGGCGATCGTGGCCAATTCCGGCCACTTCGACGTCGAGATCGATCTCGCGGCGCTCGCGGATCTCGCGGAGTCGCGCCGGCCCGTGCGCCCGAACGTCGAGGAGTTCCGGCTCCGCGACGGGCGCCGGATCTACGTGCTCGCGGAAGGACGCCTCTTGAACCTCGCGGCCGCGGAGGGCCATCCGGCGGCGGTGATGGATATGAGCTTCGCCAACCAGGCGCTGGTGATGGAGTATCTTGCGAGGCGCGGCGGAACGCTCGCCCCCGACGTCTACGGCGTGCCGCCGGAGATCGACCGGCAGGTCGCGCTGCTGAAGCTCGGCGCCTCCGGCGTGGCGATCGACCAGCTGACTCCCGAGCAGGCGCGCTACCTCGGCGGCTGGCAGGAGGGCACGTGA
- a CDS encoding MFS transporter, whose product MAARHSTVSDLRVAPGRWRALGLIAAAQIGAMSTWFSAAAVAPALARDWGLSAPQLGLLTVGVQVGFVAGALGLAVSGLNDVLSSRTVFAASAIGAAIANGLFPLAAGRLVPAVCLRIVLGMLLAGVYPTGMKLMAGWFREGRGLAIGTLVGALTLGSALPHLIAAETAGAFHWQSVLAATSAGAVLSAILVAGCVRPGPFDASAARLDLGWAFRALRDPALRLANFGYLGHMWELYAMWTWIPAFLLASFQASGGLGAAADVRRSAGLAAFAVIGIGAGGCIAGGAVADRIGRTVTTAGAMALSGACAVAAGLLFGRAPWLVVAVAAVWGIAVIADSAQFSAAISEIADPRRIGSALALQTSLGFLLTAVSIQVLPVVVAAAGWRPAFVLLSVGPALGCVAMLRLRARPESARLAGGRR is encoded by the coding sequence ATGGCGGCGCGGCATTCGACCGTTTCCGATCTCCGCGTGGCCCCCGGACGCTGGCGCGCGTTGGGACTCATCGCCGCGGCGCAGATCGGGGCGATGAGCACGTGGTTCAGCGCGGCCGCGGTCGCCCCGGCCCTCGCGCGCGACTGGGGGCTGTCCGCGCCGCAGCTCGGGCTGCTTACCGTCGGGGTGCAGGTCGGCTTCGTCGCGGGGGCGCTCGGGCTCGCCGTGAGCGGACTCAACGATGTGCTCTCGTCGCGCACGGTCTTCGCGGCATCGGCGATCGGGGCGGCGATCGCGAACGGCCTCTTTCCGCTGGCGGCCGGGCGGCTCGTGCCCGCGGTCTGCCTCAGGATCGTGCTCGGAATGCTGCTGGCCGGCGTCTATCCCACGGGGATGAAGCTCATGGCGGGCTGGTTTCGCGAAGGCCGGGGCCTCGCGATCGGCACGCTCGTCGGCGCGCTGACGCTCGGGTCGGCCCTGCCGCATCTGATCGCGGCCGAGACGGCGGGCGCGTTTCACTGGCAGTCTGTGCTCGCGGCGACGAGCGCCGGCGCCGTACTCTCGGCGATCCTCGTGGCCGGCTGCGTGCGCCCCGGCCCGTTCGACGCGTCCGCGGCCCGGCTCGACCTCGGCTGGGCGTTTCGCGCGCTTCGCGATCCCGCGCTGCGCCTCGCCAACTTCGGCTATCTCGGCCACATGTGGGAGCTGTACGCGATGTGGACGTGGATCCCGGCGTTTCTGCTGGCGAGCTTCCAGGCGTCGGGTGGTCTCGGCGCCGCGGCCGACGTGCGGCGGTCCGCCGGGTTGGCAGCGTTCGCGGTGATCGGGATCGGCGCGGGCGGATGCATCGCCGGGGGGGCGGTGGCGGACCGGATCGGCCGGACGGTCACGACCGCAGGCGCGATGGCGTTGAGCGGCGCCTGCGCCGTGGCCGCCGGCCTCCTGTTCGGACGCGCCCCGTGGCTGGTCGTCGCGGTGGCGGCGGTCTGGGGCATCGCCGTCATCGCGGATTCGGCGCAGTTCTCCGCGGCGATCAGCGAGATCGCCGATCCCCGGCGCATCGGCAGCGCGCTCGCGCTGCAGACGTCGCTCGGTTTTCTCTTGACCGCGGTCAGCATCCAGGTGCTGCCGGTTGTGGTCGCGGCGGCCGGATGGCGGCCCGCGTTCGTGCTGCTGAGCGTCGGGCCGGCGCTCGGCTGCGTCGCGATGCTTCGGCTGCGCGCGCGGCCGGAATCCGCGCGGCTCGCGGGCGGACGCCGCTGA
- a CDS encoding S9 family peptidase, whose product MIPTPAAGLRSQPLAPPPLRAAPLDLDTLFFTRRIAAVEWSADGRVLFFETNVTGRFNIWQVPRGGGWPVQLTVSGERTALARPSPDGRWVLFTQDRGGNEKPNLYLQPLPHGRPRAITSTDRVAYRSMRWSPDGRALAFAAERAAPGTYDVYRLDPETADVQRVAGHDGGQCTVVRWSPDGRRLAVTRTWDYAHSGVGVLDLSSGEERTLLPIAANADHVALGWTGDGRALLVSSSATPHGTYGVARVDAATGEVTWLDAGEWDVELLDVAPAGDQYVCARNEGGTHTVMLRTLGGGSRMIDVPAGVVADAVFSPRGDALALLHGAATSPFELWLCGTADATPVRLSRSLVGGLDAGDFVRPSLVTYPSFDRTPISAFVYLPPGARSDRPAPAIVFVHGGPAAQHLNGWTPLVQYLVSCGFAVIAPNYRGSTGFGRAFEEANMRDMGGGDLRDVLAAADSIAGSGYVDPKRIAVMGGSYGGYLTLMALTKHPERWAAGVAIVPFANWFTEYEHEDQTLRDADRARMGDPVEDAALWRDRSPIFFADRIRAPLLVLAGANDVRCPADEAEQIARAVRANGGVAELTVYSDEGHGFRRRENEIDANRRTAEFLRRHLTPPA is encoded by the coding sequence ATGATTCCGACCCCCGCCGCCGGACTCCGCAGCCAGCCGCTTGCCCCGCCGCCTCTGCGCGCGGCGCCGCTCGATCTAGACACTCTGTTTTTCACGCGGCGGATCGCCGCGGTCGAATGGTCCGCGGACGGGCGCGTCCTGTTCTTCGAAACGAACGTGACGGGCCGCTTCAACATCTGGCAGGTGCCGCGCGGAGGCGGGTGGCCGGTCCAACTGACCGTATCGGGTGAGCGGACCGCGCTCGCCCGGCCGTCGCCGGATGGCCGCTGGGTCTTGTTCACGCAGGACCGCGGCGGCAACGAGAAACCGAACCTCTACCTGCAGCCCCTGCCTCACGGACGACCGCGGGCGATCACCTCGACCGACCGCGTGGCGTACCGGAGTATGCGCTGGTCGCCGGACGGCCGCGCCCTTGCGTTCGCCGCCGAGCGGGCCGCGCCCGGAACCTACGACGTCTACCGGCTCGACCCCGAGACCGCGGACGTACAGCGCGTTGCCGGGCACGACGGCGGCCAGTGCACCGTCGTGCGATGGAGCCCGGACGGACGCCGGCTCGCCGTAACGCGGACGTGGGATTATGCGCACAGCGGCGTCGGCGTTCTCGACCTCTCGAGCGGCGAAGAGCGGACCCTCCTGCCGATCGCGGCGAACGCCGACCACGTCGCGCTCGGCTGGACGGGCGACGGCCGCGCCCTGCTCGTGTCCTCCAGCGCGACGCCGCACGGGACGTACGGCGTCGCGCGCGTGGACGCCGCGACCGGGGAGGTGACGTGGCTCGACGCGGGCGAGTGGGATGTGGAACTGCTCGACGTCGCGCCGGCCGGCGATCAGTACGTGTGCGCGCGGAACGAAGGCGGGACGCATACGGTCATGTTGCGAACGCTCGGCGGCGGCTCCCGGATGATTGACGTGCCGGCGGGCGTCGTCGCGGACGCGGTGTTCTCGCCGCGCGGAGACGCGCTCGCGCTGCTCCACGGCGCCGCGACCTCGCCCTTTGAACTCTGGCTGTGCGGGACGGCAGACGCGACGCCGGTCCGGTTGAGCCGCTCCCTCGTCGGGGGACTCGACGCCGGCGATTTCGTCCGTCCGAGCTTGGTAACGTATCCGTCGTTCGACCGCACGCCGATCTCGGCCTTCGTCTATCTGCCGCCCGGGGCGCGCTCCGACCGGCCGGCGCCCGCGATCGTGTTCGTGCACGGCGGCCCGGCGGCGCAGCACTTGAACGGCTGGACGCCGCTCGTGCAGTACCTCGTCTCCTGCGGTTTCGCGGTGATCGCGCCGAACTACCGCGGCTCGACCGGCTTCGGCCGGGCGTTCGAAGAGGCCAACATGCGGGACATGGGCGGCGGGGATCTGCGCGACGTCCTCGCGGCCGCGGACAGCATCGCCGGAAGCGGATACGTCGACCCGAAGCGCATCGCGGTGATGGGTGGATCCTACGGCGGCTACCTGACGCTGATGGCGCTGACCAAGCACCCTGAACGCTGGGCGGCGGGGGTCGCGATCGTCCCGTTCGCCAACTGGTTTACCGAATACGAGCACGAGGACCAGACGCTGCGGGACGCCGACCGCGCGCGCATGGGCGATCCCGTCGAGGACGCCGCGCTGTGGCGGGACCGCTCGCCGATCTTCTTCGCCGACCGCATCCGCGCGCCGCTGCTGGTGCTGGCCGGCGCGAACGACGTGCGGTGCCCGGCCGACGAGGCGGAGCAGATCGCCCGCGCCGTCCGCGCGAACGGCGGCGTCGCGGAACTAACGGTCTACTCGGACGAAGGCCACGGCTTCCGGCGGCGCGAGAACGAAATCGACGCGAACCGCCGGACGGCTGAGTTTCTGCGCCGCCACCTCACGCCGCCGGCCTGA
- a CDS encoding Ldh family oxidoreductase — MTARFQPDALTTLGTKIFAALGAPDDIARVVARSLVDANLTGHDSHGVLRIPQYAQRIRDGLVRPAVRPKAIEGRHAVGVVSGEWGFGQLAGRLALDEAVRRAREFGVGAVGVVRCNHLGRMGEYMERAADQGCVGFVWVGGLGRRAAVPHGGSQPTLGTNPIAVGFPVQDEYPFVMDFATTAVAAGKIMVARARHLPLPSGCIVDKEGRPTTSVEDYYAGGALLPAAAHKGFGLSVAAELLGQALTGADAIHDAPGKEPVHNHSGALFMALDPGAMRPAEEAKAQARRIADRIRAVPPAAGFDRVRTPGQPEAESRRARAAGFEVPGDTWRALVECARSVGLRDEDLPSPE; from the coding sequence ATGACCGCACGGTTCCAACCCGACGCCCTGACCACGCTTGGGACGAAGATCTTCGCCGCCCTCGGCGCGCCCGATGACATCGCGCGCGTGGTCGCGCGATCACTCGTCGACGCCAACCTGACGGGGCACGACTCCCACGGTGTGCTGCGGATTCCGCAGTACGCGCAGCGGATCCGGGACGGCCTCGTCCGGCCCGCGGTGCGTCCCAAGGCGATCGAGGGGCGGCACGCGGTGGGCGTGGTGAGCGGCGAGTGGGGCTTCGGGCAGCTCGCCGGCCGCCTGGCGCTGGACGAGGCGGTGCGGCGCGCGCGAGAATTCGGGGTCGGCGCCGTTGGGGTGGTGCGGTGCAACCACCTCGGCCGGATGGGAGAATACATGGAGCGTGCGGCCGATCAGGGTTGCGTCGGATTTGTATGGGTCGGGGGGCTCGGACGGCGCGCGGCGGTGCCGCACGGCGGAAGTCAGCCCACGCTCGGCACCAACCCGATCGCCGTAGGCTTCCCCGTACAGGACGAGTATCCGTTTGTGATGGACTTCGCCACCACCGCCGTCGCGGCCGGCAAGATCATGGTCGCCCGGGCCCGGCACCTTCCGCTGCCGTCGGGCTGCATCGTCGACAAGGAGGGCCGGCCGACGACGAGCGTCGAGGACTACTACGCCGGCGGGGCGCTGCTGCCCGCCGCCGCGCACAAGGGGTTCGGGCTGTCCGTGGCCGCGGAGTTGCTCGGCCAGGCGCTGACCGGAGCCGACGCCATTCACGACGCGCCCGGCAAAGAGCCCGTTCACAATCACTCCGGCGCCCTGTTCATGGCCCTCGACCCCGGGGCGATGCGTCCGGCGGAGGAGGCGAAGGCGCAGGCGCGCCGGATCGCGGACCGGATCCGCGCCGTTCCGCCCGCCGCGGGCTTCGATCGCGTGCGGACGCCCGGCCAGCCGGAAGCCGAGTCGCGTCGCGCTCGCGCGGCCGGGTTCGAGGTCCCCGGCGACACGTGGCGGGCGCTCGTCGAGTGCGCCCGGAGCGTGGGTTTGCGGGACGAGGACCTGCCTTCGCCGGAGTAG
- a CDS encoding DUF5666 domain-containing protein → MSSHRVSMFAAVLALALVTAGAPGVAAQPATTVEGTIATATPTSAVITTKTGSTTVTLNDKTQVIRRLPAALADVKIGTFLAITASKAADGTLTAVSMNILDGFPSARKGQWPMESGNIMTNMNVASVVSGVSGRTLKLAYQDQTTSIVVPNNTPIRRIVEGKLSDLKAGEHVRVRGENDGYGSITASYVSIE, encoded by the coding sequence ATGTCATCGCACCGAGTGAGCATGTTTGCCGCCGTCCTCGCGCTGGCGCTCGTCACGGCCGGCGCGCCGGGCGTCGCCGCCCAGCCGGCGACGACGGTCGAGGGAACCATCGCGACCGCGACGCCGACGTCGGCCGTCATCACGACGAAGACGGGCAGCACGACCGTCACGCTGAACGACAAGACGCAGGTGATTCGCCGGCTGCCGGCTGCGCTCGCCGACGTGAAGATCGGGACGTTTCTCGCGATCACTGCGAGCAAAGCGGCGGACGGGACGCTCACCGCCGTCTCGATGAACATCCTCGACGGGTTCCCGAGCGCGCGTAAGGGTCAATGGCCGATGGAGTCGGGCAACATCATGACCAATATGAACGTCGCGAGCGTCGTCTCGGGAGTCTCGGGCCGCACGCTCAAGCTGGCCTACCAGGACCAGACCACGTCGATCGTCGTGCCGAACAACACGCCGATTCGACGGATCGTGGAAGGCAAACTCAGCGACCTCAAGGCCGGCGAGCACGTGAGGGTGCGGGGCGAGAACGACGGCTACGGCAGCATCACCGCGTCGTACGTG